A region from the Deinococcus arcticus genome encodes:
- the plsY gene encoding glycerol-3-phosphate 1-O-acyltransferase PlsY: MSLLAVLTVFLSYLLGAIPAAAWVARARGVDIRTVGSGNSGATNVQRALGNGPALAVAAFDILKGALAVGVAAGLNLGQPVMAACGVAAVLGHNFSPFLGFRGGKGVATSFGTMAALLPVAGLGAALLFVLSVWLTRFVSLGSILGAVTAAFVCFVVGPLWLGVVITGLSLLLAWQHRDNVRRLQAGTERRFGDKTGAGEGKRGNGT, translated from the coding sequence GTGAGCCTGCTTGCCGTCCTGACGGTTTTTCTTTCCTACCTGCTGGGGGCCATTCCGGCGGCGGCCTGGGTGGCGCGCGCCCGTGGGGTGGATATCCGCACGGTGGGCAGCGGCAACAGCGGCGCCACCAACGTGCAGCGCGCCCTGGGCAACGGCCCGGCGCTGGCGGTGGCGGCCTTTGACATCCTGAAAGGTGCGCTGGCGGTGGGCGTGGCCGCCGGGCTGAATCTGGGCCAGCCGGTGATGGCCGCCTGCGGGGTGGCCGCCGTGCTGGGGCACAATTTCAGCCCCTTTCTGGGCTTCCGGGGCGGCAAGGGCGTGGCCACCTCGTTTGGCACCATGGCCGCGCTGCTGCCGGTGGCGGGCCTGGGGGCCGCCCTGCTGTTCGTGCTGAGCGTGTGGCTGACCCGCTTCGTGTCGCTGGGCAGCATTCTGGGGGCCGTGACGGCCGCTTTCGTGTGTTTCGTGGTTGGCCCTCTGTGGCTGGGCGTGGTCATCACGGGTCTGAGCCTGCTGCTGGCCTGGCAGCACCGCGACAACGTGCGCCGCTTGCAGGCCGGGACCGAGCGGCGCTTTGGAGACAAAACCGGGGCGGGTGAGGGGAAGCGCGGGAACGGCACGTAA
- a CDS encoding aspartate-semialdehyde dehydrogenase: MRVAIVGATGAVGHELLKVLEGSTLQFDELLLFASPRSAGSTLPFRGQDLTVQVTPEGAIDAELILASAGGSISKEKAPAWVAGGAVVIDNSSAFRYDPEVPLVVPEVNGEAALSHKGIIANPNCTTAIAVVAVAPIHRAYGVRRMIVSTYQATSGAGAKGMDELLQETHKVLHGQEAGAEVFAHPIPFNVIPHIDAFQDNGYTKEEMKVAWETRKIIGDESLKISCTAVRIPTLRTHSEAITLELERPATPEEVRALLAGAAGVEVRDTPAEKLYPMPLTASGKYNVEVGRIRPSLVFDGGIDLFVAGDQLLKGAALNAVQIAEYLQQKGALKARTQV, from the coding sequence ATGCGCGTAGCGATTGTGGGAGCAACCGGAGCGGTGGGCCACGAACTTCTGAAGGTGCTGGAGGGCAGCACGCTGCAGTTTGACGAACTGCTGCTCTTCGCCTCGCCGCGCAGCGCGGGCAGCACGCTGCCGTTTCGGGGCCAGGACCTGACGGTGCAGGTCACCCCTGAAGGCGCCATTGACGCCGAGCTGATTCTGGCCTCGGCGGGGGGCAGCATCAGCAAGGAAAAGGCCCCGGCCTGGGTGGCGGGCGGCGCCGTGGTCATAGACAATTCCAGCGCCTTCCGCTACGACCCGGAGGTGCCGCTGGTGGTGCCGGAAGTGAACGGCGAGGCCGCCCTGAGCCACAAGGGCATCATTGCCAACCCCAACTGCACCACCGCCATTGCCGTGGTGGCGGTGGCGCCCATTCACCGCGCGTATGGCGTGCGGCGCATGATTGTCAGCACCTACCAGGCCACCAGCGGCGCGGGCGCCAAGGGCATGGACGAACTGCTGCAGGAAACCCACAAGGTGCTGCACGGCCAGGAAGCCGGGGCCGAAGTCTTTGCCCACCCCATTCCCTTCAACGTGATTCCGCACATTGACGCCTTTCAGGACAACGGCTACACCAAAGAAGAGATGAAGGTGGCCTGGGAAACGCGCAAGATCATCGGGGACGAGTCGCTGAAGATCTCCTGCACGGCGGTGCGCATTCCCACCCTGCGCACCCACAGCGAGGCGATCACGCTGGAACTGGAGCGGCCCGCCACCCCTGAAGAGGTGCGCGCGCTGCTGGCCGGGGCAGCGGGCGTGGAAGTGCGCGACACCCCCGCCGAGAAGCTCTATCCCATGCCCCTGACCGCCAGCGGCAAGTACAACGTGGAGGTGGGCCGCATTCGCCCGTCGCTGGTGTTCGACGGCGGCATTGACCTGTTCGTGGCGGGTGACCAGCTGCTCAAGGGCGCCGCCCTGAACGCCGTGCAGATTGCGGAGTACCTGCAGCAGAAAGGGGCGCTGAAGGCCAGGACGCAGGTGTAA
- a CDS encoding proline--tRNA ligase has translation MKLQSSLFRTWREAPEGAETPAIRLLLRAGYVRRVGSGLYAHLPLMTRVMHNLEALIREELDGLSQEVSLPVLQPRHLWDESGRWAAYTQAEGVMFTVTDRAGRVHALGPTHEEVALDVVRALAHSYRDLPISVYQIGRKFRDELRPRFGLLRTREFVMKDAYSFHADEASLREHFEAMGAAYGRILTRLGVAWRAVQADSGNIGGAESREFMVLSAVGEDEVLYTEDGHYAANAERASSRAQAARPSPFGSLTRHHTPGTVTVASGCAALGCDPAHMLKNVLYDAVSVQAGERHLTPVLVSLRGDHAVNPVKLWNAVQARVAGDLIGLAVAQTDTWAAEPLPLGFLAPDLPDYVIARRGGLQPAFLRLCDPAGAALRDFATGAGETDWHVTGANWQTPGGEGQYPLPEVVDLRQARAGEAAAHDGTQPLHAARGIEVGHVFQLGTRYAQAMGATFTAASGREQPFQMGCYGIGVTRLAQAVAEQLCDAAGLVWPEAIAPYRVHLAVVDMQDGAQRAAGEALYKQLRSAGIDTLLDDRAERAGVKFADADLIGLPYRVTVGRGLAQGQVEVKVRRSGEVVLVPVEGVVAWVQGRG, from the coding sequence ATGAAACTTCAATCCAGCCTGTTCCGCACGTGGCGCGAGGCGCCGGAGGGCGCCGAGACCCCGGCCATTCGTCTGCTGCTGCGCGCCGGGTACGTGCGCCGGGTGGGCAGCGGCCTGTACGCCCACCTGCCGCTGATGACCCGCGTGATGCACAACCTTGAGGCCCTGATCCGCGAGGAACTGGACGGCCTGTCGCAGGAGGTGAGCCTGCCGGTGTTGCAGCCCCGGCACCTGTGGGACGAGTCCGGGCGCTGGGCCGCCTACACGCAGGCCGAGGGGGTCATGTTTACCGTGACCGACCGCGCCGGCCGGGTGCACGCCCTGGGCCCCACCCACGAGGAAGTGGCGCTGGACGTGGTGCGCGCCCTGGCCCACAGTTACCGCGACCTGCCGATCAGCGTGTACCAGATTGGCCGCAAGTTCCGCGACGAGTTGCGCCCACGTTTTGGGCTGCTGCGCACCCGCGAATTTGTCATGAAGGACGCCTACTCGTTCCACGCCGACGAGGCCAGCCTGCGCGAGCACTTTGAGGCCATGGGCGCTGCCTACGGCCGCATCCTCACCCGCCTGGGGGTGGCGTGGCGGGCGGTGCAGGCCGACAGCGGCAACATCGGCGGGGCCGAGAGCCGCGAGTTCATGGTGCTGAGCGCGGTGGGCGAGGACGAGGTGCTGTACACCGAAGACGGCCACTACGCTGCCAACGCCGAGCGGGCCTCTTCGCGCGCCCAGGCGGCCCGGCCCAGCCCGTTTGGCTCCCTCACCCGGCACCACACCCCGGGCACCGTGACCGTGGCGAGCGGCTGCGCGGCCCTGGGCTGTGACCCAGCCCACATGCTGAAAAACGTGCTATACGACGCTGTAAGCGTGCAGGCCGGGGAGCGGCACCTGACCCCGGTGCTGGTCAGTTTGCGCGGGGACCATGCGGTGAATCCGGTCAAGCTGTGGAACGCGGTGCAGGCGCGCGTGGCGGGCGACCTGATTGGGCTGGCGGTGGCCCAGACCGACACCTGGGCCGCCGAACCCCTGCCGCTGGGCTTTCTGGCCCCGGACCTGCCGGACTACGTGATTGCCCGGCGCGGGGGCCTGCAGCCGGCCTTTTTGCGGCTGTGCGACCCGGCGGGCGCGGCGCTGCGCGACTTTGCCACCGGAGCAGGGGAAACCGACTGGCACGTGACGGGGGCGAACTGGCAAACGCCCGGGGGTGAGGGCCAGTACCCGCTGCCGGAGGTCGTGGACCTGCGCCAGGCCCGCGCGGGCGAGGCTGCGGCGCACGACGGGACCCAGCCTCTGCACGCGGCGCGCGGCATAGAGGTGGGGCATGTGTTTCAGCTGGGCACGCGCTACGCCCAGGCGATGGGCGCCACGTTCACCGCGGCCAGTGGCCGGGAACAGCCGTTCCAGATGGGCTGTTACGGCATTGGGGTCACGCGGCTGGCGCAGGCGGTGGCCGAGCAGCTGTGCGACGCCGCCGGGCTGGTGTGGCCGGAAGCCATTGCCCCGTACCGGGTGCATCTGGCGGTGGTGGACATGCAGGACGGCGCGCAGCGGGCGGCGGGCGAAGCGCTGTACAAGCAACTGCGCTCGGCTGGAATAGACACGTTGCTGGACGACCGGGCCGAGCGCGCCGGGGTCAAGTTTGCCGACGCGGACCTGATTGGGCTGCCGTACCGGGTGACGGTGGGGCGGGGGCTGGCGCAGGGGCAGGTAGAGGTGAAGGTGCGGCGCAGCGGGGAGGTGGTGCTGGTGCCGGTGGAGGGGGTGGTGGCGTGGGTGCAGGGGCGAGGGTGA
- a CDS encoding rhomboid family intramembrane serine protease, which produces MRRPPPPRSLASRSGVLPAAGLTTLLIAGLWGQEVADLFVFGGDLDRYGIQPREPGALWHILTAPFLHAGFGHLLANTVPLAALSFMGALRGPWRFLAALLVIVVVGGALVWLLGRGGSVHLGASALVFGLLAYLLGVGWWERTPLAIGVAVAAFVLYGSILWGVLPTNPAVSWEAHLFGFVGGLVAAALLHRRRPRAAPGSPPWPR; this is translated from the coding sequence ATGCGGCGCCCCCCTCCCCCCCGCTCCCTGGCCTCCCGCTCCGGCGTCCTTCCCGCCGCCGGCCTGACCACCCTGCTGATCGCCGGGCTCTGGGGCCAGGAGGTGGCCGATCTATTCGTGTTTGGCGGCGACCTGGACCGCTACGGCATTCAGCCGCGCGAGCCGGGCGCCCTGTGGCACATCCTGACGGCGCCCTTTCTGCACGCGGGGTTCGGGCACCTGCTGGCCAACACCGTGCCGCTGGCCGCCCTGAGCTTTATGGGGGCGCTGCGTGGGCCCTGGCGCTTTCTGGCGGCGCTGCTGGTGATTGTGGTGGTGGGGGGCGCGCTGGTGTGGTTGCTGGGCCGGGGCGGCAGTGTACATCTGGGCGCCAGCGCGCTGGTGTTCGGGCTACTGGCCTACCTGCTGGGCGTGGGCTGGTGGGAGCGCACCCCGCTGGCCATCGGGGTGGCGGTGGCGGCTTTCGTGCTGTACGGCAGCATTCTGTGGGGCGTGCTTCCCACCAACCCGGCCGTGTCGTGGGAAGCGCACCTATTCGGCTTCGTGGGCGGGCTGGTGGCGGCGGCGCTGCTGCACCGGCGCCGACCCCGCGCCGCGCCCGGCTCACCTCCCTGGCCCCGCTGA
- a CDS encoding VOC family protein, with translation MTAHLDHLVVAARTLDEGRAWLEGRLRVTAQPGGEHAHFGTHNVLLSLGPDAYLEVIAVNPQAPAPGRPRWFGLDSPAVQARLSHGPALIHWVAAVPDLPAGPGVLALSRGEHRWTLTVPEDGSLPGGGVTPSQIHWDTPPPPTRLPDAGVRLAHLHLGTPTPDALRRHLRALSFLGEVEVYRAPQPELRALLDTPHGPVEL, from the coding sequence ATGACCGCCCACCTGGACCACCTCGTGGTGGCCGCGCGCACCCTGGACGAGGGCCGCGCGTGGCTGGAAGGCCGCCTGCGCGTGACCGCCCAGCCCGGCGGTGAACACGCGCACTTTGGCACCCACAACGTCCTGCTGTCGCTGGGCCCGGACGCCTATCTGGAAGTGATTGCGGTGAATCCCCAGGCGCCGGCCCCCGGGCGCCCGCGCTGGTTCGGACTGGACAGCCCGGCGGTGCAGGCGCGGCTCTCGCACGGTCCGGCCCTGATTCACTGGGTGGCGGCGGTGCCCGACCTGCCCGCCGGGCCCGGGGTCCTGGCCCTGTCGCGCGGCGAGCACCGCTGGACCCTGACCGTGCCCGAGGACGGCAGCCTGCCGGGCGGCGGCGTGACGCCGTCCCAGATTCACTGGGACACCCCACCGCCCCCCACCCGCCTGCCGGACGCCGGGGTGCGGCTGGCCCATCTGCACCTGGGCACCCCCACCCCCGATGCGCTGCGCCGGCATCTGCGCGCCCTGTCCTTCCTGGGCGAGGTGGAGGTGTACCGCGCACCCCAGCCCGAACTGCGGGCGCTGCTGGACACGCCCCACGGGCCGGTGGAGCTGTAG
- a CDS encoding NAD(P)/FAD-dependent oxidoreductase produces MYDVLVVGGGLAGLTAARALDRAGKRVRVLEAGPQLGGRVQSRVEDGFTLDAGYQVLFPAYPAARRWLDLEALDLVPLPPAAVIRRGPQADVVGWPPGDPGALGGTLLTRALSTRDKARVLALALRLRSPAPWTLLRGPDEPTEGYLRRFGFSEGALDQFFRPFFGGIFLQRDLSTSARLFRYYFRMLMDGGAALPAAGMGAVSAQLAQDLKVTLNVQVQHLAPHGSSVTVSTSAGELDARQVIVATDPDTAARLTGEDTARGHLSGTYLHYAAPALVDRERRLLLNAGGGLIQNAHWLSAAVPGRAPEGQHLLTVTVLGLPDLPDDALDRQVRAELATWYGEAAVRSLRTLLTERIHHAQYPQPPEYAATLAGHATRLSGVLLAGEVTAMSSIQGAMESGEKAAAIVLGDPEGMSRPRGA; encoded by the coding sequence ATGTATGACGTTCTGGTCGTTGGCGGGGGGCTTGCGGGCCTGACGGCGGCGCGCGCCCTGGACCGCGCCGGAAAGCGGGTGCGCGTGCTGGAAGCGGGGCCGCAGCTGGGCGGGCGCGTGCAGTCGCGCGTGGAGGACGGCTTCACGCTGGACGCGGGGTATCAGGTGCTGTTTCCGGCCTATCCGGCCGCGCGGCGCTGGCTGGACCTGGAGGCCCTGGACCTGGTGCCCCTGCCCCCGGCCGCCGTGATTCGCCGGGGCCCGCAGGCCGATGTGGTGGGCTGGCCGCCCGGCGACCCCGGCGCCCTGGGCGGCACCCTGCTGACCCGCGCCCTGAGCACCCGGGACAAGGCGCGCGTGCTGGCCCTGGCGCTGCGGCTGCGCAGCCCGGCCCCCTGGACCCTGCTGCGCGGCCCCGATGAACCCACGGAGGGCTATCTGCGGCGCTTCGGGTTCAGTGAGGGCGCGCTGGACCAGTTTTTCCGGCCATTTTTCGGGGGGATTTTTCTGCAGCGCGACCTGAGCACGAGCGCGCGGCTGTTTCGCTACTACTTCCGGATGCTCATGGACGGCGGCGCCGCGCTGCCAGCGGCAGGAATGGGCGCCGTTTCGGCCCAGCTGGCCCAGGACCTGAAGGTCACGCTGAACGTGCAGGTTCAGCACCTCGCGCCGCACGGGTCGTCGGTGACGGTCAGCACCAGCGCCGGCGAACTGGACGCCCGGCAGGTCATCGTGGCCACCGACCCCGACACAGCCGCCCGCCTGACCGGCGAGGACACGGCGCGCGGGCACCTGAGCGGCACTTACCTGCACTACGCCGCCCCCGCGCTGGTGGACCGCGAGCGGCGCCTGCTGCTGAACGCGGGTGGCGGCCTGATTCAGAACGCCCACTGGCTGTCTGCGGCCGTGCCCGGCCGCGCCCCGGAGGGCCAGCACCTGCTGACCGTGACGGTGCTGGGCCTGCCCGACCTGCCCGACGACGCCCTGGACCGGCAGGTGCGCGCCGAACTGGCGACGTGGTACGGCGAGGCGGCGGTCCGGTCGCTGCGCACGCTGCTGACCGAGCGCATTCACCACGCCCAGTATCCGCAGCCGCCGGAATATGCCGCCACGCTGGCCGGCCACGCCACCCGCCTGAGCGGCGTGCTGCTGGCCGGTGAGGTGACGGCCATGAGCAGCATTCAGGGGGCGATGGAAAGCGGCGAGAAGGCGGCGGCCATCGTGCTGGGCGATCCAGAGGGCATGAGCCGCCCCCGGGGCGCATGA
- a CDS encoding cytochrome c oxidase assembly protein: MSLNPTLTDLLLPRPDWTLLPMVLVGAAYAAGFVRARRSGAPWPVWRAALFALGLVALVLTTQTRAAGLTQGSMALYMGRLMVLAELVPPLLVLGLPPLKISPRSGLGRMLGVLLDPWVALALWTAVIVFWNVPAGFNASVVSNTAASLLPGLYLLTSLLVWSVVLRPLPSVQPAGMGSRGWFGLLSALPMMAVASVWLYAPKVLYTPYVNALCLWNLTPLQNQQLSGWIMMVAGLPALALAFVQLFAWLIRLTEGQGLPPEAPR, from the coding sequence ATGAGCCTGAACCCCACCCTGACTGACCTGCTGCTGCCCCGCCCGGACTGGACCCTGCTGCCCATGGTGCTGGTGGGGGCGGCCTACGCCGCCGGGTTCGTGCGTGCGCGCCGCAGCGGTGCGCCGTGGCCCGTCTGGCGCGCGGCGCTGTTCGCGCTGGGTCTGGTGGCCCTGGTGCTGACCACCCAGACCCGCGCCGCTGGCCTGACCCAGGGCAGCATGGCGCTGTACATGGGCCGCCTGATGGTGCTGGCTGAACTGGTGCCGCCGCTGCTGGTGCTGGGCCTGCCGCCGCTGAAGATCAGTCCCCGGTCCGGGCTGGGGCGCATGCTGGGGGTACTGCTGGACCCCTGGGTGGCGCTGGCGCTGTGGACGGCCGTGATCGTGTTCTGGAACGTGCCCGCCGGGTTTAACGCCAGCGTGGTGTCCAACACGGCGGCCAGCCTGCTGCCGGGGCTGTACCTGCTCACCAGCCTGCTGGTCTGGAGCGTGGTGCTGCGGCCCCTGCCCAGCGTGCAGCCGGCGGGCATGGGCTCGCGCGGGTGGTTCGGGCTGCTCTCGGCCCTGCCCATGATGGCGGTGGCCAGCGTGTGGCTGTACGCCCCAAAGGTGCTGTACACGCCCTACGTGAACGCCCTGTGCCTGTGGAACCTCACCCCGCTGCAAAACCAGCAGCTGTCAGGGTGGATCATGATGGTGGCGGGGCTGCCGGCCCTGGCGCTGGCGTTTGTGCAGCTGTTCGCGTGGCTGATTCGCCTGACGGAGGGGCAGGGGCTGCCGCCCGAAGCCCCGCGCTAG
- a CDS encoding SCO family protein — MPPASPATEAPGPPAPAPPARPWYVSAGLALAAVALLLGLAWGMARLRSPYPFYGTAYPAGTLAAPFRGVAVQGGQARPFAFTPGQGGQATALFFGFTHCASICPLSLSYLNKARAGLPPELRSRLQIVLVSVDPARDTPARLNEYVRYFGTGAGVRIPEPALGRVARAYGVAYEKAELQGAAYQINHTTATYLIDARGRLRVLWDYTQLPQVARVQADLQHVLETP; from the coding sequence ATGCCCCCAGCCTCACCGGCCACAGAAGCCCCAGGGCCGCCGGCCCCCGCCCCCCCGGCGCGGCCCTGGTACGTGTCGGCGGGACTGGCGCTGGCGGCGGTGGCGCTGCTGCTGGGGCTGGCCTGGGGCATGGCGCGGCTGCGCAGCCCCTACCCGTTTTACGGCACGGCGTACCCGGCGGGCACCCTGGCCGCGCCGTTCCGGGGCGTGGCGGTGCAGGGCGGGCAGGCGCGGCCCTTCGCGTTCACGCCGGGGCAGGGGGGACAGGCCACCGCCCTGTTTTTCGGCTTTACCCACTGCGCCAGCATCTGCCCGCTGAGCCTGTCGTACCTGAACAAGGCGCGCGCCGGCCTGCCCCCCGAGCTGCGGTCCAGGCTGCAGATTGTGCTGGTCAGCGTGGACCCGGCGCGCGACACCCCGGCGCGGCTGAACGAGTACGTGCGCTACTTCGGCACCGGCGCGGGCGTGCGCATTCCGGAGCCTGCCCTGGGCCGCGTGGCGCGGGCCTATGGCGTGGCCTACGAAAAGGCTGAGCTGCAGGGCGCGGCCTATCAGATCAACCACACCACGGCCACCTACCTCATTGACGCCCGGGGGCGACTGCGGGTGCTGTGGGACTACACGCAGCTGCCCCAGGTGGCGCGCGTGCAGGCCGACTTGCAACACGTGCTGGAGACCCCATGA
- a CDS encoding copper chaperone PCu(A)C: protein MPQFPTPHPARLALLAAVLALLPGCRPAPQAGAARPALTVQAARVVAVPPGVKDTSVFGTLRNPGARPLRLTGVQTGAADHAMLMVTRTDARGLTGMAVTGALTVPAGGELVLSDTGDHIMLMGLRAPLREGETVALTLTDDAGGTHTLQAPVVKP from the coding sequence ATGCCCCAGTTCCCCACCCCCCACCCCGCTCGTCTGGCGCTGCTGGCCGCCGTGCTGGCGCTGCTGCCCGGCTGCCGCCCGGCGCCCCAGGCAGGCGCGGCCCGGCCCGCATTGACCGTGCAGGCGGCGCGCGTGGTGGCGGTGCCGCCCGGGGTAAAGGACACCAGCGTGTTTGGCACCCTGCGTAACCCCGGCGCGCGCCCCCTGCGCCTGACCGGGGTGCAGACCGGGGCGGCCGACCACGCCATGCTGATGGTCACCCGCACCGATGCCCGGGGCCTGACCGGTATGGCGGTCACCGGCGCCCTGACGGTGCCGGCGGGCGGTGAACTGGTGCTGAGCGACACGGGCGACCACATCATGCTGATGGGCCTGCGCGCGCCGCTGCGCGAGGGCGAAACAGTGGCCCTGACCCTGACCGACGACGCGGGCGGCACCCACACCCTGCAGGCCCCGGTGGTGAAGCCCTGA
- a CDS encoding LacI family DNA-binding transcriptional regulator: MRKPTIQDVARQAGVGVGTVSRVLNNHVAVKGATRELVLKAIADLDYTPNPHARRIAGGKSYTISVLLPVLTTEFYVRLLDGLETAFQEARYDVAIFPLLDRSRLERYLGSHTLAYQADGLVMATYNLTQMFHERRLRTQQPTVLVDAYAEHVDSSFMDNVAGGRMAGEYAVTLPGDLYAVWVETELDQLFTTRVFEDRRKGFLGALQTAGRTPAAEYTSSFDSLAARNTASAMLDQAQATGLPCTIFASADMLAGALLDELRLRGLKAGEDVRVIGFDDQPWAEARGLTTLHQPVESMGYEAAQLLLTRLNGYKGPARARRFEPRLVVRTSA, encoded by the coding sequence ATGCGTAAACCCACCATTCAGGATGTGGCCCGGCAGGCCGGGGTCGGGGTCGGCACCGTGTCACGGGTGCTGAACAACCACGTGGCGGTCAAGGGCGCCACCCGCGAACTCGTGCTCAAGGCCATTGCCGATCTGGACTATACGCCCAACCCCCATGCCCGGCGCATTGCGGGCGGCAAAAGTTACACCATCAGCGTGCTGCTGCCGGTGCTGACCACCGAGTTCTATGTGCGCCTGCTTGACGGTCTGGAAACCGCCTTTCAGGAGGCCCGCTACGACGTGGCCATTTTTCCGCTGCTGGACCGCTCACGGCTGGAACGCTACCTGGGCTCGCACACCCTGGCCTATCAGGCCGACGGGCTGGTGATGGCCACCTACAACCTCACGCAGATGTTCCACGAGCGCCGCCTGCGCACCCAGCAGCCCACGGTGCTGGTGGACGCCTACGCCGAGCACGTGGATTCCTCGTTTATGGACAACGTGGCGGGCGGGCGCATGGCCGGGGAATATGCCGTGACCCTGCCCGGCGACCTGTACGCGGTATGGGTGGAAACCGAACTGGACCAGCTGTTCACCACCCGCGTCTTTGAAGATCGCCGCAAGGGCTTTCTGGGCGCGCTGCAGACTGCCGGGCGCACGCCAGCAGCCGAATACACCTCCAGCTTCGATTCGCTGGCGGCGCGCAACACCGCCTCGGCCATGCTGGACCAGGCCCAGGCGACGGGCTTGCCCTGCACCATCTTCGCCTCGGCGGACATGCTGGCCGGGGCCCTGCTGGACGAACTGCGGCTGCGGGGCCTGAAGGCCGGCGAGGACGTGCGCGTGATCGGCTTTGATGACCAGCCCTGGGCCGAGGCGCGCGGCCTGACCACCCTGCACCAGCCGGTGGAAAGCATGGGCTACGAGGCCGCCCAGTTGCTGCTGACCCGCCTGAACGGCTACAAGGGCCCGGCGCGCGCCCGCCGCTTTGAACCCCGCCTCGTGGTGCGCACCAGCGCATAG
- a CDS encoding FUN14 domain-containing protein, producing the protein MLSSAPPTPLADALRPLLPDLSVGGLLGFATGVALRHIGRVALIVLGTLFVVLQLLAALDLVTVNWLRLQALTEPWLRQGQEQGGAWLLRVLTANLPFAGAFTAGLLLGLRARV; encoded by the coding sequence ATGCTGTCCTCTGCGCCGCCCACCCCACTGGCCGATGCCCTGCGCCCTCTGCTACCCGACCTGAGCGTGGGGGGGCTGCTGGGCTTCGCCACGGGCGTGGCCCTGCGCCACATTGGCCGCGTGGCCCTGATCGTGCTGGGCACGCTGTTTGTGGTGCTGCAACTGCTGGCCGCCCTGGACCTCGTGACCGTGAACTGGCTGCGCCTTCAGGCCCTGACCGAACCGTGGCTGAGGCAGGGCCAGGAACAGGGCGGCGCGTGGCTGCTGCGCGTGCTGACCGCCAATCTGCCGTTTGCCGGAGCCTTCACGGCGGGGCTGCTGCTGGGCCTGCGAGCGAGGGTGTAG
- a CDS encoding RNA polymerase sigma factor has translation MDPAESLPPDLISPELYARLCAGEEAAWFDFVQEYEGRMYGYLYRLEGNSEDALDLTQEVFYRAWRSIKTFRVGERVLPWLYQVARNTQIESHRRKQLQRFSLEQAREDVGFEVTSEKRSPVQAAESADAQDRVQRALLRLPAEYREAVVLRFVEDLSYDEIAQIQGVAVGTAKSRVFRAKEQLAGLLAGVADVH, from the coding sequence GTGGACCCCGCCGAGTCATTGCCACCCGACCTGATCTCTCCCGAACTGTACGCGCGGCTGTGCGCAGGCGAGGAAGCGGCGTGGTTCGATTTCGTGCAGGAATACGAGGGCCGCATGTACGGCTACCTGTACCGCTTGGAAGGCAACAGCGAGGACGCGCTGGACCTGACCCAGGAGGTCTTTTACCGCGCGTGGCGCTCGATCAAAACCTTCCGGGTGGGCGAGCGGGTGCTGCCGTGGCTGTACCAGGTGGCGCGCAACACCCAGATTGAGTCGCACCGCCGCAAGCAGTTGCAGCGCTTCTCGCTGGAACAGGCCCGCGAGGACGTGGGCTTTGAGGTCACCAGCGAGAAGCGCTCGCCCGTGCAGGCCGCCGAGAGCGCCGACGCCCAGGACCGGGTGCAGCGTGCCCTGCTGCGCCTGCCCGCCGAGTACCGCGAGGCCGTGGTACTGCGCTTTGTCGAGGACCTGAGTTACGACGAGATTGCCCAGATTCAGGGCGTGGCCGTGGGCACCGCCAAAAGCCGCGTGTTCCGCGCCAAGGAGCAGCTGGCCGGGCTGCTGGCTGGCGTGGCCGACGTGCACTGA